CAGATGCGGGCCAGGGCCTGCTCGACGACGTCGAGGCCCTCGTTGAGCAGGTCCTCGCCGATGACCAGCGGGGGCAGGAAGCGGACCACGTTGCCGTAGGTGCCGCAGGTGAGCACCAGCACGCCCTCCGCGTGGCAGGCCTTGGCCAGCGCCGCGGTGGCCTCCGGGTTCGGCTCCTTGGTGGTGCGGTCCTTGACCAGCTCGATGGCGATCATCGCGCCGCGGCCGCGCACGTCGCCGATGACGTCGAACTTCTCGGCCATGGCGGCGAGGCGACTCTTCATGATCTCCTCGATGCGCTTGGCCTTGCCGTTGAGGTCGAGCTCCTTCATGGTCTCGATGGCGCCGAGCGCACCGGCGCAGGCCACGGGGTTGCCGCCGTACGTGCCGCCGAGGCCGCCGGCGTGTGCGGCGTCCATGATCTCGGCGCGGCCGGTCACGGCGGCGAGCGGCAGACCGCCGGCGATGCCCTTGGCGGTGGTGATCAGGTCCGGGACGATGCCCTCGTCCTCACAGGCGAACCACTGCCCGGTCCGGCAGAAACCGGACTGGATCTCGTCGGCGACGAACACGATGCCGTTGTCGGCGGCGAACTGGCGGATGGCGGGCAGGAAGCCCTTGGCCGGCTCGATGAAGCCGCCCTCGCCGAGCACCGGCTCGATGATGATCGCGGCCACGTTGTCCGGGCCGACCTGCTTGGTGATCTGGTCGATGGCCTGCTTGGCGGCCTCGGGGCCGGCGTTCTCCGCACCGGTCGGCCAGCGGTAGCCGTAGGCGACCGGGACGCGGTACACCTCGGGCGCGAACGGGCCGAAGCCGTGCTTGTACGGCATGTTCTTCGCCGTCAGCGCCATGGTGAGGTTGGTGCGTCCGTGGTACCCGTGGTCGAACACCACGACGGCCTGCCGCTTGGTGTACGCACGCGCGATCTTGACGGCGTTCTCGACGGCCTCGGCGCCGGAGTTGAACAGCGCGGACTTCTTGGCGTGGTCACCCGGGGTGAGCTCGGCCAGCGCCTCGGCGACGGCGACGTAGCCCTCGTAGGGGGTGACCATGAAACAGGTGTGGGTGAAGTCCGCCAGCTGGGCGGAGGCGCGGCGCACGACGGCCTCGGCGGAGGCGCCGACGCTGGTCACGGCGATACCGGAGCCGAAGTCGATCAGGCTGTTGCCGTCCACGTCCTCGATGACACCGCCGCCGGCGCGCGTGACGAACACCGGCAGCGTGGAGCCCACGCCCTGGGCGACCACGGCGGTACGGCGGGCCTGCAGCTCCTGCGACTTCGGGCCGGGGATGGCGGTGACGACGCGGCGCTCCTGCGGAAGTGCGGTCATGCGGGGCTCCTGGGGGTATTACGGACGCTTGCCTTCTTTTCGCAGGCTAGGACGGGTACGGGGCCCTGGGCATGCTCCATGTGGGCGTTGTCCCGCCCCGCCCTTGTCCGCGGTGGACATAGCGAGCGTATGACCCCACGGGACCTGCCGTCCGCGCCGACGGCCGTGTATGCGGTGAACTCCCCTTCCCGGGGCACTACATTGCTCGCTGACGGTGCACGGAGCGGCTGGTCAGGGGGCAGGGCGGATGCAGAACGAGGGAAAGCGGAACACACGCGAGAGCGGTACGGGGCCGGTACCGCATCCGTCACCGCCGATGGAGACGGGCGTGCCGCCGCTGCCGACGCAGGCGCCGGCCGTGCCACCGCCTCCTGCGGCGGCCCCGCGCGTACCGTCCGTCGACCACGCCCCGCCGTCCGCGCACCCCCGCTCCCCGGTCGCCGACTGGCTCGACGAGCCGCGGCCGGACGCCGAGCCGGGCATCTGGCGCCAGGGCTACCGCCGACCCAAGAGCCCGCGCCAGGAACAGCGCCTGGCCCCCGTCACCATCGTCGGCTTCTTCGTTCCCCTGGCGGCGGGGCTGCTCGTGTGGTCGCTGTGGCGGCACGGCAGCATCCCCTACCAGTGGGCCGTCCTGAAGCTGCTCACCCCCGACGGCTGGTGGTGGGCAGGAACCACGTCGCCCAAGGGATACCAGGGCGCCGAGGCCATCACGGTCGCCAACGGCGTGTTCTTCGCGATCCTCGTCTTCGCCATGGCTCGCCTGGGCAGTTGGCGCGACATCGTCCGGCACGTCATCACCCGTCGCCCACAGCCCATGCGCGCCCTCATCGCGGCCCTGGGCGCGCTCGTCGCGCTCGCCTTCGTGTTCCCGAAGGCATTCGGCCTGGGCTGGGACGCGTTGCCCGTCCAAGATCCAGCGTTCTCCCTCATCGTCCTCGTCACGGGCAGCTACACCATCTTCGGTTCGGTGGCCTTCACCGACGGTCTCTACGCGCTGATCACCCTGCTGGTGCTGTGGCCCTTCGCCCGGATCGGCGGTTGGTGGCCGTACGCGAAGGAGTTGCTCGCCGCACGTGAGCGGGCGAAGACCGCCGGACCCGCGCTGCCGGCCGTCGAACGGCGGCCCTCGCACTGGCCGGAACTGCGGGAGGCGGGCCAGCACCAAGCGGCCGACCTGCTCACCGCCGAGGTGTACGCCGGCCGGATGAACGACGTGGACTGCTCCAGGATCGGCCATATGTGGACCGCGGCCCGGGCACGCGCCCGGCTGTCGGCGTTCACCGACACGGTGCTGCGCGAGGGCGCCGCCGCCTGGATCCATCCCTCCGGCGCCCGCGATCTGCCGGACCGGACCGCCCGGCACGACCTGCTCGCCGGCCAGGTGCGCCTCGGCCGGTGGGTCGCGGGCGAGCGCACTCCGGTCGCCTATGCCGGTGCCGGCGCCGCGCTCGCACCGGACACCCTGGGCACCTCGCTGCTGGCTGTCGGGCCCTCGGGCTCAGGCAAGACCCGCCATCTGATCCGGCCCGTCGTCGAGTCGCTCGGCCTCCAGGCACTCGCCGGACAGTGCACCGTCGTCGCCGTCTGCGCGGCCGGCACCTCGCTCGGCCCCGACTCCGCCTTCGACGTCGTCGTACGCCTCGGCGACCCCGCTTCGCTGTACGACCTCGACCCGTACGCGGAATCCGGCGACCCGGACGAGGCGGCCGCCTTCCTCGCGGAGGGGCTGGTCGGCGACCTGGAGGCGGTGAGCGGACAGCGGGCCGGCACCGCACTGGCCCAGCTCCTCGGGCCGTACCGAGCGGTGTACGGACGCTTCCCGACCCTGCCCGAACTGAGGGAACTCCTGGAGGGCGATCCGTCGGCCCTGGGCGCGCTGCGGGCAGGGCTCGCGGGGGACGAGCACACGGTGATGCGCCGCGAACTCGAGGCACGCGTCCGCCAGACGGGCAGCCCGGGTGACCCCGGCCCGGTCCTGGCCGACCGGCTCGCGGTGCTGGACCGGCCGGCGTTCGCCCGGTTCTTCGGCGCGGAAGGAGGGGAGGCCCGGCCGTTCTCGCTGCGCGCCGTCGCCCACCATCCGCTGCGGGTCCGCATCGACCTGCCCGATCGGGGACACGAGGAGGTGTCCCGGATCGTCACCAGGCTGCTGCTCGCGCAGTTCGGCGTCGTCGCGACGGCGGGCGAGCGAGCGCACTTCGCCTGCCTCGTCCTGGACGACGCCACCGGCGCGGTGACGGCCGAGTCCGTGCGGCGCATCCAGCGCCTGCGCTCCCGCAACGCGGGCGTGGTGCTCGCCCTGCGCACCGTCGGGGACGTCCCCGAGGCGCTGCACGGACCGCTGTACGCCGCCGTCGGCTGCCGCATGGCCTTCGCGGGGGTCACCACGTGGGACGGCAGCAGGTTCGCGGACGCCTGGGGCACCCAGTGGGTGGAGACCCGGGACGTGGCCCGGCACACCGTGTTCGCGGACCAGCCGATGACCCGCGCGATCCACGCCCTGCGCAAGCTGATCACGGGTAAGGCGGTGACGACCGAGGCCGTCACCGTCCGCCAAGTCGAACGCGAGCGCTGGTCCGCGTCCGAGTTGGCGCACGGGGTGCCGGCCGGGCACGCGGTGTTGTCGTTGAGCAGTGTGCGGGGGGAGCACGCGCCGCCGTTGCTGGTGGATCTGCGGGGCTGAGGGCCAGCGGGCGATCGTACGGTGAGGCAGAATCGGCGTAGGCCGTTCATACGCGGCGGCCAAGATTCAGCACTCCGCCACCACCGTGAAGGCCCCATGCCCCCGACCCTCGCCTCGCTCGTCCACCACTCGGCGCTGAAGCTGACCGTGCGCGCCGGCGAGGACCGCCTCGACGTGCCCGTGCGCTGGGCACACGTCAGCGAGCTGGCCGACCCCGTGCCGTACATGGAGGGCGGCGAGCTGCTGCTGATCACCGCGCTCAAGCTGGACGCGGAGGACCCCGAGGCCATGCGCCGGTACGTGCGGCGGCTGGCCGGCGCGGGCGTGGTCGGGCTGGGGTTCGCCGTCGGGGTCAACTACGAGGAGATCCCCGAGGCACTCGTCACCGCCTGCGCGCAGGAGCCGCTGCCGCTCCTGGAGGTGCCCCGCCGCACCCCCTTCCTCGCCATCAGCAAGGCCGTCTCCGCCGCCATCGCCGCCGACCAGTACCGCGCGGTCACCGCGGGCTTCGCCGCCCAGCGCGAGCTGACCAAGCAGGCCCTGAACGCCGGCCCCGAGGGCCTGCTCGCCGCGCTCGCCGCGCAGGTCGACGGGTGGGCGGCGCTGTACGACGCCTCGGGCACCGTCGTCGCCGCGGCCCCCGAGTGGGCCGGCCGGCGCGCCGCCCGGCTCACCGGGGAGGTGGAACGGCTCCGCGAGCGGCCCGCCCCCGCCTCCTCCGTGGTCGGCGGCCCCGAACACGAGGACCGGGTCGAGCTCCACTCCCTGGGCACCGGCCGCCGCCCGCGCGCCGCGCTCGCCGTGGGCACCGCCGCCGCCCTCGGCACCGCCGAGCGGTACGCCGTGCACTCCGCCATCGCCCTGCTCACCCTCACCACCGAGCGCTCCCGCTCCCTGCACGCCGCCGAACAGCGCGTCGGCACCGCCGTGCTGCGCATGCTGCTCGCCGGGGAGCCCGACCACGCCCGCGCCGTCGCCGGGGACCTGTACGGCGGGCTGCTGGACGCGCCGTTCCGGATGATCGTCGCGGAGTCGGTGCCCGGGCCTCGCGGCACGGCGGGAGGCGGCG
This Streptomyces misionensis DNA region includes the following protein-coding sequences:
- the gabT gene encoding 4-aminobutyrate--2-oxoglutarate transaminase; the protein is MTALPQERRVVTAIPGPKSQELQARRTAVVAQGVGSTLPVFVTRAGGGVIEDVDGNSLIDFGSGIAVTSVGASAEAVVRRASAQLADFTHTCFMVTPYEGYVAVAEALAELTPGDHAKKSALFNSGAEAVENAVKIARAYTKRQAVVVFDHGYHGRTNLTMALTAKNMPYKHGFGPFAPEVYRVPVAYGYRWPTGAENAGPEAAKQAIDQITKQVGPDNVAAIIIEPVLGEGGFIEPAKGFLPAIRQFAADNGIVFVADEIQSGFCRTGQWFACEDEGIVPDLITTAKGIAGGLPLAAVTGRAEIMDAAHAGGLGGTYGGNPVACAGALGAIETMKELDLNGKAKRIEEIMKSRLAAMAEKFDVIGDVRGRGAMIAIELVKDRTTKEPNPEATAALAKACHAEGVLVLTCGTYGNVVRFLPPLVIGEDLLNEGLDVVEQALARI
- a CDS encoding ATP/GTP-binding protein, with the protein product MQNEGKRNTRESGTGPVPHPSPPMETGVPPLPTQAPAVPPPPAAAPRVPSVDHAPPSAHPRSPVADWLDEPRPDAEPGIWRQGYRRPKSPRQEQRLAPVTIVGFFVPLAAGLLVWSLWRHGSIPYQWAVLKLLTPDGWWWAGTTSPKGYQGAEAITVANGVFFAILVFAMARLGSWRDIVRHVITRRPQPMRALIAALGALVALAFVFPKAFGLGWDALPVQDPAFSLIVLVTGSYTIFGSVAFTDGLYALITLLVLWPFARIGGWWPYAKELLAARERAKTAGPALPAVERRPSHWPELREAGQHQAADLLTAEVYAGRMNDVDCSRIGHMWTAARARARLSAFTDTVLREGAAAWIHPSGARDLPDRTARHDLLAGQVRLGRWVAGERTPVAYAGAGAALAPDTLGTSLLAVGPSGSGKTRHLIRPVVESLGLQALAGQCTVVAVCAAGTSLGPDSAFDVVVRLGDPASLYDLDPYAESGDPDEAAAFLAEGLVGDLEAVSGQRAGTALAQLLGPYRAVYGRFPTLPELRELLEGDPSALGALRAGLAGDEHTVMRRELEARVRQTGSPGDPGPVLADRLAVLDRPAFARFFGAEGGEARPFSLRAVAHHPLRVRIDLPDRGHEEVSRIVTRLLLAQFGVVATAGERAHFACLVLDDATGAVTAESVRRIQRLRSRNAGVVLALRTVGDVPEALHGPLYAAVGCRMAFAGVTTWDGSRFADAWGTQWVETRDVARHTVFADQPMTRAIHALRKLITGKAVTTEAVTVRQVERERWSASELAHGVPAGHAVLSLSSVRGEHAPPLLVDLRG
- a CDS encoding PucR family transcriptional regulator: MPPTLASLVHHSALKLTVRAGEDRLDVPVRWAHVSELADPVPYMEGGELLLITALKLDAEDPEAMRRYVRRLAGAGVVGLGFAVGVNYEEIPEALVTACAQEPLPLLEVPRRTPFLAISKAVSAAIAADQYRAVTAGFAAQRELTKQALNAGPEGLLAALAAQVDGWAALYDASGTVVAAAPEWAGRRAARLTGEVERLRERPAPASSVVGGPEHEDRVELHSLGTGRRPRAALAVGTAAALGTAERYAVHSAIALLTLTTERSRSLHAAEQRVGTAVLRMLLAGEPDHARAVAGDLYGGLLDAPFRMIVAESVPGPRGTAGGGDRLGVLAETVEAAAARSGEAVLVVPEGERLVALAADGGAAVAACTDWAAELEAARALPEHAAADEDDVVVGLSAPAGPIAAAAAYKQAEQSLSVARRRGRVLVEHERLAAGSVLPLLADDAVKAFADGLLRALHEHDATGRGDLVASLRAWLSRHGQWDAAAADLGVHRHTLRYRMRRVEEILGRSLDDPDVRMELWLALKTTSAE